The following coding sequences are from one Enterococcus sp. 4G2_DIV0659 window:
- a CDS encoding AzlC family ABC transporter permease, giving the protein MENKNYVTFKEGINACIPTILGYLGIGIAAGVVGKNVGLSIVEIALMSILVYAGGAQFIICGMLAIYSPISAIIFTTFLVNLRHFLMSMSVAPYFKEEPLVTNIGIGTLLTDESYGVLMTAVANNHRVSSAWMHGLNITAYLAWIASTILGGLLGTWIPDPYVFGLDFALVAMFAGLFILQVDGPMKKRTKETLIVLGTVCFSLYLFMGFFSAELSVLFSTLLGCTVGMVNHHE; this is encoded by the coding sequence ATGGAGAATAAAAATTATGTGACGTTTAAAGAAGGCATAAACGCATGTATTCCAACAATTTTAGGTTATTTAGGTATTGGTATCGCAGCAGGAGTCGTCGGGAAAAATGTAGGGCTGTCTATAGTAGAAATTGCGTTGATGTCAATACTGGTTTATGCTGGAGGGGCACAATTTATTATTTGTGGCATGTTGGCCATTTATTCACCAATTTCTGCTATTATATTTACTACCTTTTTAGTTAATTTACGGCATTTTTTGATGAGCATGTCAGTCGCTCCTTATTTTAAAGAAGAACCGTTAGTGACAAATATCGGAATTGGAACACTTTTAACAGATGAATCGTATGGCGTATTGATGACTGCTGTAGCAAATAATCATCGAGTGAGTTCGGCATGGATGCATGGGTTAAATATCACTGCTTATCTAGCATGGATAGCCTCAACGATTCTTGGAGGGTTATTAGGAACTTGGATTCCAGATCCATACGTATTTGGACTAGATTTTGCTTTGGTAGCTATGTTTGCTGGGTTGTTTATATTACAAGTAGATGGTCCGATGAAAAAACGAACAAAAGAAACATTGATTGTACTGGGAACTGTTTGTTTTTCTTTATACTTATTTATGGGCTTTTTTTCGGCAGAGCTGTCTGTTTTATTTTCAACGCTTTTAGGATGTACGGTTGGGATGGTGAATCATCATGAGTAG
- a CDS encoding AzlD domain-containing protein, whose product MSSNYVLLTILGCSIATWIPRIFPFVISRRVDFPEWFLRFLSYIPICILTALLFQSILEIQTIGFPKLKTIEALSCVPTLFVAIRTKDLMKTVLAGVLTVALLRIFLG is encoded by the coding sequence ATGAGTAGCAATTACGTTTTATTAACGATTTTAGGTTGTTCTATTGCTACATGGATTCCAAGAATATTTCCGTTTGTGATTTCAAGACGGGTTGATTTTCCAGAATGGTTTTTGCGCTTTTTATCCTATATCCCAATTTGTATCTTGACGGCATTATTATTTCAGAGTATTTTAGAAATTCAGACAATCGGTTTTCCTAAACTCAAAACAATTGAAGCCTTAAGCTGCGTGCCTACTTTATTTGTGGCTATACGTACAAAAGATTTAATGAAAACTGTTTTGGCAGGAGTCCTTACAGTTGCACTATTACGCATTTTTTTAGGCTAA